From one Streptomyces sp. CA-210063 genomic stretch:
- a CDS encoding HAD-IIA family hydrolase, which translates to MAERKPIESWLTDMDGVLIHEGVPIPGADAFIKKLRESGRPFLVLTNNSIYTARDLHARLDRMGLDVPVENIWTSALATAQFLDDQRPGGTAYVIGEAGLTTALHDIGYVLTDHQPDYVVLGETRTYSFEAMTKAVRLINGGARFIATNPDETGPSTEGPLPATGAVAALITKATGQKPYFAGKPNPLMMRTGLNAIGAHSETSAMIGDRMDTDVLAGIEAGMETFLVLTGLTTPAQIEKFPYRPSKVVNSIADLVDRI; encoded by the coding sequence ATGGCAGAGCGCAAGCCCATCGAGTCGTGGCTCACCGACATGGATGGTGTGCTCATCCACGAGGGCGTGCCGATCCCCGGTGCCGACGCCTTCATCAAGAAGCTCCGCGAGTCCGGGCGCCCCTTCCTGGTGCTCACCAACAACTCGATCTACACGGCCCGTGACCTGCACGCCCGCCTCGACCGCATGGGCCTGGACGTGCCCGTCGAGAACATCTGGACCTCCGCCCTGGCGACCGCCCAGTTCCTGGACGACCAGCGGCCCGGCGGCACGGCGTACGTCATCGGCGAGGCGGGGCTGACCACCGCGCTGCACGACATCGGGTACGTGCTCACCGACCACCAGCCCGACTACGTCGTCCTCGGCGAGACCCGCACGTACTCCTTCGAGGCCATGACGAAGGCGGTACGGCTGATCAACGGCGGCGCCCGGTTCATCGCCACCAACCCGGACGAGACCGGCCCCTCCACCGAGGGCCCGCTGCCCGCGACCGGGGCCGTGGCCGCGCTGATCACCAAGGCGACGGGGCAGAAGCCGTACTTCGCGGGCAAGCCGAACCCGCTGATGATGCGCACCGGACTGAACGCGATCGGTGCGCACTCCGAGACCAGCGCGATGATCGGCGACCGCATGGACACCGACGTCCTCGCGGGCATCGAGGCCGGGATGGAGACCTTCCTCGTCCTCACCGGCCTGACGACCCCCGCGCAGATCGAGAAGTTCCCGTACCGCCCGTCGAAGGTCGTGAACTCGATCGCGGACCTGGTCGACCGCATCTGA
- a CDS encoding class F sortase, with protein MTRRDYTYDASGTGTGSGSGTGRVTTGVAWAVLLLGLWLWGREITDVRQGISAPTTGDVAAVGRPAQAELPPAVEPLRGARPHRLDIPSMGVQAPVVARGLDRDGAIEPPPYGQPGVVGWYAGGTPPGATGAALFVGHADTETRPAVFHELSALRIGEKIRVARDDGRLAEFTVDDVQVIGRDDFDAQQAYGVRQSGRAELRLVTCGGTFDRTSRTYSANVVVSAYLSGTGP; from the coding sequence GTGACCAGACGGGACTACACCTACGACGCAAGCGGGACCGGCACCGGGTCCGGCAGCGGAACCGGTCGCGTCACCACCGGTGTCGCCTGGGCCGTGCTGCTGCTCGGCCTGTGGCTGTGGGGCCGCGAGATCACCGACGTACGGCAGGGCATATCCGCCCCGACCACCGGCGACGTGGCGGCGGTCGGACGGCCCGCGCAGGCCGAACTGCCGCCCGCCGTCGAGCCGTTGAGAGGCGCGCGGCCCCACCGCCTCGACATCCCCTCGATGGGCGTGCAGGCGCCGGTCGTGGCACGCGGCCTCGACCGGGACGGGGCGATCGAGCCGCCGCCGTACGGCCAGCCCGGCGTCGTCGGCTGGTACGCGGGCGGTACGCCGCCGGGGGCGACCGGGGCCGCGCTGTTCGTCGGGCACGCCGACACCGAGACCCGGCCCGCCGTCTTCCACGAGCTGAGCGCGCTGCGGATCGGCGAGAAGATCCGGGTGGCCCGCGACGACGGCAGGCTCGCCGAGTTCACCGTGGACGACGTCCAGGTCATCGGCCGCGACGACTTCGATGCCCAACAGGCGTACGGCGTACGGCAGTCGGGCCGCGCCGAGCTCCGCCTCGTCACCTGCGGCGGCACCTTCGACCGGACGAGCCGCACGTACTCGGCGAACGTCGTCGTCTCCGCGTATCTGAGCGGCACAGGACCCTGA
- a CDS encoding cell wall protein — MRLCTCLTLALATAAALVSGPAAALGGTPGPSLGGTPGPSLGGTPGPPLGGTPGPPLGGTPGPPLGGTPSLGGAPGPPLAAADDHRPTCVGADSSAFPIRTRIRGGPATYVAGGGFHTWALELTNTTSRTCANIHPVVVLVDGARTLKRTQPQLEFYEDAKGTTSRPVTFERTDSDELVGVLGGDGDGGGTGFTVPPGRTLTVKVRLSVTSDAAVPNDVVANAAVVERRGDDSEWVGESNDYRFRITDEEEDGEADEEEDGEAEEEGDGEAEEEGEKEEGEEEGAAKESGGDADGDAAGDREAVRGERPYADELAESGMREALPYVTGLLFLSAGGLLMAGVRRRSG; from the coding sequence ATGCGACTGTGTACGTGTCTGACCCTTGCCCTCGCCACCGCAGCCGCCCTCGTCAGTGGTCCCGCAGCGGCGCTCGGCGGTACCCCCGGACCCTCGCTCGGCGGTACCCCCGGACCCTCGCTCGGCGGTACCCCCGGACCCCCGCTCGGCGGTACCCCCGGACCCCCGCTCGGCGGTACACCCGGACCCCCGCTCGGCGGTACACCCTCGCTCGGTGGTGCCCCCGGACCCCCGCTCGCGGCAGCGGACGACCACCGGCCCACCTGTGTCGGCGCCGACAGCAGCGCCTTCCCGATCCGGACCCGTATCCGAGGCGGCCCCGCCACCTACGTCGCCGGCGGCGGCTTCCACACCTGGGCGCTGGAACTCACCAACACCACCTCCCGGACCTGCGCGAACATCCACCCGGTGGTCGTGCTGGTCGACGGCGCGCGCACGCTGAAGCGGACGCAGCCGCAGCTGGAGTTCTACGAGGACGCCAAGGGCACCACCTCCCGGCCGGTGACCTTCGAGCGGACCGACTCCGACGAACTGGTCGGCGTCCTCGGCGGAGACGGGGACGGCGGCGGGACCGGCTTCACCGTGCCGCCCGGCCGCACCCTCACCGTCAAGGTCCGCCTCTCCGTCACCTCCGACGCGGCCGTACCGAACGACGTCGTGGCGAACGCGGCCGTGGTCGAGCGGCGGGGCGACGACAGCGAGTGGGTGGGGGAGTCGAACGACTACCGCTTCCGGATCACCGACGAAGAGGAAGACGGAGAGGCAGACGAAGAGGAAGACGGAGAGGCAGAGGAAGAGGGAGACGGAGAGGCAGAGGAAGAGGGAGAGAAAGAGGAAGGGGAAGAGGAAGGGGCCGCCAAGGAGAGCGGCGGTGACGCGGACGGTGACGCGGCCGGTGACCGTGAGGCCGTACGGGGCGAGCGGCCGTACGCCGACGAGCTGGCCGAATCGGGTATGCGCGAGGCACTGCCGTACGTGACCGGGCTCCTCTTCCTGTCCGCCGGCGGGCTGCTGATGGCGGGCGTCCGCAGACGGTCCGGGTGA
- a CDS encoding glycosyltransferase family 2 protein, which produces MTSTPTGARHNHDPSETTQLKVPSHRTGAFRKLKKTLPRYDYEHYSRLAGPLTQPDPTKPYKVRYRSLISQEPHRMRVALMLAAAPLLSLVLLAWLLQQEHWTERDFVEYEFLPALDMVMLVSIGLIEFFRCMNVLSNAHATLVARDPIPVVPETGTRVAFLTSFVPGKEPLEMVTKTLEAAVKLRHRGLLHIWLLDEGDDPDVKAVCARLGVHHFSRKGIAKWNQPKGPHRAKTKHGNYNAWLDAHGDDYDFFASVDTDHVPLPNYLERMLGFFRDPNVGFVIGPQVYGNYDNFVTKAAESQQFLFHALIQRAGNKYGSPMFVGTSNAVRIRALKQIGGLYDSITEDMATGFEIHRHKNPATGKKWRSVYTPDVLAVGEGPSAWTDFFTQQMRWSRGTYETILKQYWKGWYSLPPSKLFNYTMMIIFYPMSALNWILAALSCALFLGLGASGVNIDPTVWLMLYGNASALQIGLYVWNRRHNVSPHEPEGSGGVAGMVMSALSAPLYAKALIDSALRRKSKFVVTPKGDSASPDRWFGTFRYHWYFIVIFGGSIAAGFVFGNAHPAMIIWATFAMMITAFPIFVWRYMLRQDKKKAAAAAALQGSMVAPPEAAPAPHAPPLAPHAPHAPHAPQHKPSWAASGSGSGGSDQTMQIALGGLGGRKE; this is translated from the coding sequence ATGACGTCGACGCCGACGGGCGCCCGGCACAACCACGACCCGTCCGAGACGACCCAACTGAAGGTGCCGTCGCACCGGACCGGAGCCTTCCGAAAGCTCAAGAAGACCCTTCCCAGATACGACTACGAGCACTACAGCCGGCTCGCGGGGCCTCTCACTCAGCCCGATCCGACCAAGCCCTACAAGGTGCGGTACCGCTCCCTGATCTCCCAGGAGCCGCACCGTATGAGGGTCGCCCTGATGCTGGCCGCCGCTCCGCTGCTCTCCCTGGTCCTGCTCGCCTGGCTGCTGCAGCAGGAGCACTGGACCGAGCGCGACTTCGTCGAGTACGAGTTCCTGCCCGCCCTGGACATGGTCATGCTGGTCTCGATCGGCCTGATCGAGTTCTTCCGCTGCATGAACGTGCTGTCGAACGCGCACGCCACGCTGGTCGCCCGCGACCCGATCCCGGTGGTGCCCGAGACCGGCACCAGAGTCGCCTTCCTCACCTCCTTCGTGCCCGGCAAGGAGCCGCTGGAGATGGTGACGAAGACCCTGGAGGCCGCGGTCAAGCTCCGTCACCGCGGGCTTCTGCACATCTGGCTCCTCGACGAGGGCGACGACCCGGATGTGAAGGCGGTCTGCGCGCGCCTCGGCGTACATCACTTCTCCCGCAAGGGAATCGCGAAGTGGAACCAGCCCAAGGGCCCGCACCGCGCCAAGACCAAGCACGGCAACTACAACGCCTGGCTGGACGCGCACGGCGACGACTACGACTTCTTCGCCTCGGTCGACACCGACCACGTGCCGCTGCCCAACTACCTGGAGCGGATGCTCGGGTTCTTCCGCGACCCGAACGTCGGCTTCGTCATCGGCCCCCAGGTGTACGGCAATTACGACAACTTCGTCACCAAGGCCGCCGAGTCCCAGCAGTTCCTGTTCCACGCGCTGATCCAGCGCGCCGGCAACAAGTACGGCTCCCCCATGTTCGTCGGCACCTCCAACGCCGTACGCATCAGGGCGCTCAAGCAGATCGGCGGGCTGTACGACTCGATCACCGAGGACATGGCGACCGGTTTCGAGATCCACCGCCACAAGAACCCGGCGACGGGGAAGAAGTGGCGCTCGGTGTACACCCCGGACGTGCTCGCGGTGGGTGAGGGGCCCAGCGCCTGGACGGACTTCTTCACCCAGCAGATGCGCTGGTCGCGCGGTACGTACGAGACGATCCTCAAGCAGTACTGGAAGGGCTGGTACTCGCTGCCGCCGAGCAAGCTCTTCAACTACACGATGATGATCATCTTCTACCCGATGTCCGCCCTCAACTGGATCCTCGCGGCGCTGAGTTGCGCCCTGTTCCTGGGTCTGGGCGCCTCGGGTGTGAACATCGACCCGACCGTGTGGCTGATGCTCTACGGCAACGCCTCCGCGCTCCAGATAGGCCTGTACGTCTGGAACCGCCGGCACAACGTCTCCCCGCACGAGCCGGAGGGCTCCGGCGGTGTGGCGGGCATGGTGATGTCCGCGCTGTCCGCGCCGCTCTACGCGAAGGCGCTGATCGACTCGGCCCTGCGCCGCAAGAGCAAGTTCGTGGTCACGCCCAAGGGAGACTCGGCGAGCCCTGACAGGTGGTTCGGCACCTTCCGGTACCACTGGTACTTCATCGTGATCTTCGGTGGCTCGATCGCCGCCGGTTTCGTCTTCGGCAACGCGCACCCCGCGATGATCATCTGGGCCACGTTCGCCATGATGATCACCGCCTTCCCCATCTTCGTCTGGCGCTACATGCTGCGGCAGGACAAGAAGAAGGCCGCCGCCGCGGCCGCACTGCAGGGTTCCATGGTGGCGCCGCCCGAGGCGGCTCCCGCGCCACACGCGCCGCCACTCGCACCGCACGCCCCACACGCGCCGCACGCTCCCCAGCACAAGCCGAGCTGGGCGGCGTCCGGGTCGGGCAGCGGGGGTAGCGACCAGACCATGCAGATCGCCCTGGGCGGACTTGGGGGACGTAAGGAATGA
- a CDS encoding SigE family RNA polymerase sigma factor, with translation MKASGQDEFREFVAMRSTALLRLAVLLTGGDRHAAEDLLQIALMKAYGRWASIEQPEAYVRQILYRQQVNRWRLRRHRAETTVPVLPESGTDADAGADSELRIALWAALGRLTKRQRAVVVLRYFEDLPEAEVAALLRCPVGTVRSTAHRSLAKLRALVPELGPEGHVEQVQPLSYTPKGVRG, from the coding sequence ATGAAGGCCTCTGGCCAGGACGAGTTCCGGGAGTTCGTAGCGATGCGCTCCACCGCGCTGCTGCGGCTCGCGGTGCTGCTCACCGGCGGGGACAGGCATGCCGCGGAGGATCTGCTGCAGATCGCGCTGATGAAGGCGTACGGGCGCTGGGCGAGCATCGAGCAGCCCGAGGCGTACGTCCGCCAGATCCTGTACCGCCAGCAGGTCAACCGCTGGCGGCTGCGCAGACATCGCGCCGAGACGACGGTGCCCGTACTGCCCGAGTCCGGCACGGACGCCGACGCGGGCGCGGACTCCGAGCTGCGGATCGCGCTGTGGGCGGCGCTCGGCCGTCTGACGAAGCGGCAGCGGGCCGTGGTCGTGCTGCGCTACTTCGAGGACCTGCCGGAGGCCGAGGTCGCGGCGCTGCTGCGGTGCCCGGTCGGCACGGTGCGCAGCACGGCGCACCGGTCGCTCGCCAAGCTCCGGGCGCTCGTACCGGAGCTGGGGCCCGAAGGTCATGTGGAACAGGTCCAGCCGCTCAGCTACACGCCGAAGGGGGTCCGGGGATGA
- a CDS encoding ROK family transcriptional regulator has protein sequence MNGNGIGSGTGNGGGIGNGIGNGNGRTAGVTGVNLLALRSHNGALVLDLLRIAGAAGISRLELAERTGLTPQAVSKITARLRADGLVTEAGYRASTGGKPRTVLRLVPDAGHAIGLHLDRDELTAVLCDLTGAVVAKRRTPLSLGAGSDAVIEGAAREVEALLAGASERRGAVEAAPLLPVLGVGVALPGPLDHLHGVLHRVTGFPEWDGFPLRAALARRLGMPVVVDKDTNAAALGLAAVAGAHGSFAYLHLGTGLGAGLVIDGAVHRGARTRAGEFGHQVVQLDGPMCECGNRGCVEALCLAAVARGDVDEAARVLGTGAANLVGLLDIELVLLGGRTVEAHPEAFVRGVGFVLDAWARRQGEDPAVPVRVAGGGASGVAEGAAQLLLAPLFGREDG, from the coding sequence GTGAACGGCAACGGGATCGGCAGCGGGACGGGCAACGGCGGCGGGATCGGCAACGGGATCGGCAACGGGAACGGGCGTACCGCGGGAGTGACCGGCGTGAACCTCCTCGCACTGCGCAGCCACAACGGGGCGCTGGTCCTCGATCTGCTGCGGATCGCCGGGGCGGCCGGGATCAGCCGGCTGGAGCTGGCCGAGCGGACGGGGCTCACCCCGCAGGCCGTCAGCAAGATCACCGCCCGGCTGCGCGCGGACGGGCTCGTGACCGAGGCCGGGTACCGGGCGTCCACCGGCGGCAAGCCGCGCACCGTGCTGCGGCTCGTGCCCGACGCCGGGCACGCGATCGGCCTCCACCTCGACCGCGACGAACTGACGGCCGTGCTCTGCGACCTGACCGGCGCGGTGGTCGCCAAGCGGCGGACGCCGCTGAGCCTGGGGGCCGGGTCGGACGCCGTGATCGAGGGTGCGGCGCGTGAGGTGGAGGCGCTGCTGGCGGGGGCGAGTGAGAGGCGTGGTGCGGTCGAGGCCGCGCCGCTCCTCCCTGTACTGGGGGTCGGAGTCGCGCTCCCCGGCCCTCTCGATCATCTGCACGGTGTGCTGCACCGGGTCACCGGGTTTCCGGAGTGGGACGGGTTTCCGCTGCGGGCGGCGCTGGCGCGGCGGCTGGGGATGCCGGTGGTGGTCGACAAGGACACCAACGCGGCGGCCCTGGGGCTCGCGGCGGTCGCGGGGGCGCACGGGTCCTTCGCCTACCTCCACCTCGGTACGGGGCTGGGGGCGGGGCTCGTCATCGACGGGGCGGTGCACCGGGGGGCCCGGACCCGGGCCGGTGAGTTCGGGCACCAGGTCGTCCAGCTGGACGGGCCGATGTGCGAGTGCGGGAACCGTGGGTGCGTCGAGGCGCTGTGCCTCGCGGCGGTGGCGCGGGGGGACGTGGACGAGGCGGCGCGGGTGCTCGGTACGGGGGCCGCGAATCTCGTGGGGCTCCTCGATATCGAGCTGGTGCTGCTGGGCGGGCGGACGGTCGAGGCCCATCCCGAAGCGTTCGTGCGGGGGGTGGGGTTCGTGCTCGACGCGTGGGCTCGGCGGCAGGGGGAGGATCCGGCGGTGCCGGTGCGGGTGGCCGGGGGTGGGGCGTCCGGGGTCGCGGAGGGGGCGGCTCAGCTCCTGCTGGCGCCGTTGTTCGGGCGTGAGGACGGGTGA
- a CDS encoding glycoside hydrolase family 6 protein — MYGSRGAGVRASVAVVALLLAGCSGGDSGDGGDGEKDRASGSDITQQPSGTDPFWVNPKGNAAAQVAAYEKAGKGEDAELIRKIAEQPTGEWIGAENPEQEAKGFTEAAEKADRDAILVLYNIPHRDCGQYSGGGAADGDAYRAWIDGVAKGIGDRPATIILEPDAVLHVVDGCTPGEFHEERYDLLKGAIEKLGALKNTKVYLDAGNAGWGDPEEIYDPLKWAGVEQADGFAVNVSNFYTTEDSIEYGKQLSSKIGDKPFVIDTSRNGNGPWTEGDEDERWCNPPGRALGESPTTKTADSLVDAYLWVKRPGESDGECKGGPKAGEWWPEYALDLAKASD, encoded by the coding sequence ATGTACGGCAGTAGGGGGGCCGGGGTTCGGGCGTCCGTGGCGGTGGTGGCGTTATTGCTCGCCGGCTGTTCCGGAGGAGACAGCGGTGACGGCGGTGACGGCGAGAAGGACCGGGCCTCCGGTTCCGACATCACCCAACAGCCGAGCGGCACGGACCCGTTCTGGGTCAATCCGAAGGGAAACGCGGCGGCACAGGTTGCCGCCTACGAGAAGGCCGGCAAGGGCGAGGACGCCGAGCTGATCCGCAAGATCGCCGAGCAGCCGACCGGCGAGTGGATCGGTGCGGAGAACCCGGAGCAGGAGGCCAAGGGCTTCACCGAGGCCGCCGAGAAGGCCGACCGGGACGCGATCCTCGTCCTCTACAACATCCCGCACCGCGACTGCGGCCAGTACTCCGGCGGCGGCGCGGCCGACGGCGACGCGTACCGGGCCTGGATCGACGGTGTGGCCAAGGGCATCGGGGACCGGCCGGCCACGATCATCCTGGAGCCCGACGCGGTGCTCCACGTGGTGGACGGCTGCACCCCGGGCGAGTTCCACGAGGAGCGGTACGACCTGCTCAAGGGGGCGATCGAGAAGCTCGGCGCGCTGAAGAACACGAAGGTGTACCTCGACGCGGGCAACGCCGGCTGGGGCGACCCCGAGGAGATCTACGACCCGCTCAAGTGGGCCGGCGTCGAACAGGCCGACGGCTTCGCCGTCAACGTCTCGAACTTCTACACCACCGAGGACTCCATCGAGTACGGCAAGCAGCTCTCCTCGAAGATCGGCGACAAGCCCTTCGTCATCGACACCAGCCGCAACGGCAACGGTCCCTGGACCGAGGGCGACGAGGACGAACGGTGGTGCAACCCTCCGGGGCGCGCGCTGGGGGAGTCGCCCACGACGAAGACGGCGGACTCTTTGGTGGACGCGTACTTGTGGGTGAAGCGGCCGGGAGAGTCGGACGGGGAGTGCAAGGGCGGGCCGAAGGCGGGGGAGTGGTGGCCGGAGTACGCGCTGGACTTGGCGAAGGCGTCTGACTGA
- a CDS encoding kelch motif-containing protein yields the protein MKDRAGRRRARRLAIGSAVVLALAGMNGPWLYRVSTEKYHEYKINRPEYKADNGHWQIVEFPKEYRQNTIHAALLHTGKVLLIAGSGNDADNFDAKKFDTRVWDPVKQTIKRVPTPADLFCTGHTQLSNGNLLIAGGTKRYEKLKGDVTKAGGLMIIHNENPDKGMKIKAGTRFVGKANGKTFVLKDTVDIKKATKTFDKDTGKFTGNKPGIARAYVEAEKRGRKYETGTEDNYRVVGLEGEDARNTYGIAQKLALDKKDFQGIKDAYEFDPVAEKYIKVDPMNEARWYPTLTTLSDGTILSLSGLDEIGQLVPGKNEVYDPETKKWTYTKDVQQFPTYPAISLMQNGKLFYSGANAGYGPDDIGRDPGIWDLKTNKFTKVPGMSDNKLLETAGTVLLPPAQDEKYMVIGGGGVGESERSSKKTRLIDLLAEKPRFVDGPELAKGTRYPQASILPDDTVLISGGSEDYRGRGDSNILEARLYDAKTGEMRRVADPLVGRNYHSGSILLPDGRVVFFGSDSLYADKANTKPGEFEQRIEIYTPPYLYQDARPTLSGGPKTVARGGTATFGTRHASSIKSARLIRPSASTHVTDVDQKSIEVDFKAEGDEITVTVPKNRNLVQSGWYMLFVTDDAGTPSAARWVKVP from the coding sequence ATGAAGGACCGTGCAGGCCGCCGCCGCGCCCGTCGCCTCGCGATCGGCTCGGCGGTGGTCCTCGCGCTCGCCGGGATGAACGGGCCGTGGCTGTACCGCGTGAGCACCGAGAAATACCACGAGTACAAGATCAACAGACCCGAGTACAAGGCCGACAACGGGCACTGGCAGATCGTGGAGTTCCCGAAGGAGTACCGGCAGAACACGATCCACGCCGCGCTTCTGCACACGGGCAAGGTCCTGTTGATCGCGGGTTCCGGCAACGACGCCGACAACTTCGACGCCAAGAAGTTCGACACCCGCGTCTGGGACCCGGTCAAGCAGACGATCAAGCGCGTACCCACCCCGGCCGACCTGTTCTGCACGGGTCACACCCAGCTGTCCAACGGCAATCTGCTGATCGCGGGCGGCACCAAGCGCTACGAGAAGCTGAAGGGTGATGTCACCAAGGCCGGCGGCCTGATGATCATCCACAACGAGAACCCCGACAAGGGGATGAAGATCAAGGCGGGGACCCGGTTCGTCGGCAAGGCGAACGGCAAGACGTTCGTCCTGAAGGACACGGTCGACATCAAGAAGGCCACGAAGACCTTCGACAAGGACACCGGGAAGTTCACCGGCAACAAGCCGGGGATCGCGCGCGCCTACGTCGAGGCCGAGAAGAGGGGCAGGAAGTACGAGACGGGGACGGAGGACAACTACCGGGTAGTGGGCCTGGAGGGTGAGGACGCGCGGAACACGTACGGCATCGCGCAGAAGCTCGCCCTCGACAAGAAGGACTTCCAAGGGATCAAGGACGCCTACGAGTTCGACCCGGTCGCCGAGAAGTACATCAAGGTCGACCCGATGAACGAGGCGCGCTGGTACCCGACGCTGACGACGCTGTCGGACGGCACGATCCTGTCGCTGTCCGGCCTCGACGAGATCGGCCAGCTGGTCCCGGGCAAGAACGAGGTCTACGACCCCGAGACCAAGAAGTGGACATACACGAAGGACGTCCAGCAGTTCCCGACGTACCCGGCGATCTCCCTGATGCAGAACGGCAAGCTGTTCTACTCGGGCGCGAACGCCGGGTACGGGCCGGACGACATCGGCCGTGACCCCGGTATCTGGGACCTGAAGACCAACAAGTTCACCAAGGTCCCCGGGATGAGCGACAACAAGCTGCTCGAAACCGCCGGGACCGTGCTGTTGCCTCCGGCGCAGGACGAGAAGTACATGGTCATCGGCGGGGGCGGGGTCGGTGAGTCGGAGCGGTCCAGCAAGAAGACCCGGCTGATCGATCTGCTGGCCGAGAAGCCGCGGTTCGTGGACGGGCCGGAGCTGGCGAAGGGCACGCGCTATCCGCAGGCCTCGATCCTGCCCGACGACACAGTGCTCATCTCCGGCGGCTCGGAGGACTATCGGGGGCGCGGCGACTCCAACATCCTCGAGGCGCGGCTCTACGACGCGAAGACCGGGGAGATGCGGCGGGTCGCCGACCCGCTCGTCGGCCGGAACTACCACTCCGGGTCGATCCTGCTGCCGGACGGGCGCGTGGTGTTCTTCGGGTCGGACTCCCTGTACGCCGACAAGGCCAACACCAAGCCGGGGGAGTTCGAGCAGCGGATCGAGATCTATACGCCGCCGTATCTGTACCAGGACGCGCGGCCGACGTTGTCCGGCGGGCCGAAGACGGTGGCGCGGGGCGGGACGGCGACGTTCGGTACGCGGCATGCCTCGTCCATCAAGTCGGCGCGGTTGATTCGGCCGAGTGCGTCGACGCATGTGACGGATGTGGATCAGAAGTCGATCGAGGTGGACTTCAAGGCGGAGGGTGATGAGATCACGGTGACTGTGCCGAAGAATCGGAATCTGGTGCAGTCGGGGTGGTACATGCTGTTCGTGACGGATGACGCGGGGACGCCGAGCGCCGCGCGGTGGGTGAAGGTTCCGTAG
- a CDS encoding PQQ-like beta-propeller repeat protein, producing MTTEQVEEKVRETLHAVALDRVRAPGDLAEKVVRRRGRRRFSQAAGTAVAVVAISVGAVFGFGGGGAVEQDRPVRPAASPEGWKPWQSSVPGVSERGCLVEGSALYCAGTKYDVAKIDANTGERLWTVEVNREGDGIDHPFAVRDGLVYVFRNHTAENEPNGDYYGGTDLMAVHAASRKVVWTVEMPQDDRGDQAAMLIDGAVLANTPTPRTMSALHPLSGKEKWRHTWDKGTACQRAVLSGVPYLLCMRDAEDPGDTEVFRLDPATGRAEKVMTVPGGQQLIGTSEDRMVLAGVKDAAGKEMPLTVISGSGERTSHTYRIEGQLANLDVIGDRLISVSWQGKASAYSLTTGKTLWTGPVGVEMPDKDTVEGIASPVVSEKQGVVYFLSPSGDLSGLDLRTGEQVWRGHADIGKPKPGPGFGLAPQLLSYEDVLVARDGSRMVSLLPRIGD from the coding sequence ATGACGACGGAGCAGGTGGAGGAGAAGGTCCGGGAGACGCTGCACGCGGTCGCCCTGGACCGGGTGCGGGCACCCGGGGACCTGGCCGAGAAGGTGGTGCGGCGCCGCGGCCGGCGCCGTTTCTCGCAGGCCGCGGGGACGGCGGTGGCCGTTGTCGCGATCAGCGTGGGGGCGGTGTTCGGCTTCGGGGGCGGCGGTGCGGTGGAGCAGGACCGGCCGGTGCGGCCGGCGGCGTCGCCGGAGGGCTGGAAGCCGTGGCAGAGCAGTGTCCCGGGGGTCAGCGAGCGGGGCTGCCTGGTGGAAGGTTCCGCGCTGTACTGCGCCGGGACGAAGTACGACGTCGCGAAGATCGACGCCAACACCGGCGAGCGGCTGTGGACCGTCGAGGTCAATCGCGAAGGCGACGGGATCGACCACCCGTTCGCCGTGCGCGACGGCCTGGTCTACGTCTTCCGGAACCACACCGCGGAGAACGAGCCGAACGGGGACTACTACGGCGGTACCGATCTGATGGCGGTGCACGCCGCCAGCCGCAAGGTGGTGTGGACGGTCGAGATGCCGCAGGACGACCGCGGCGACCAGGCCGCCATGCTCATCGACGGCGCGGTGCTGGCGAACACCCCGACGCCGCGCACGATGTCGGCCCTCCATCCGCTGTCCGGCAAGGAGAAGTGGCGCCACACCTGGGACAAGGGCACCGCGTGTCAACGGGCGGTGCTGAGCGGTGTGCCGTATCTCCTGTGCATGCGGGACGCCGAGGATCCGGGCGACACCGAGGTCTTCCGTCTCGATCCCGCCACCGGACGTGCCGAGAAGGTCATGACCGTCCCCGGCGGGCAGCAGCTCATCGGGACCTCGGAGGATCGGATGGTCCTGGCCGGAGTGAAGGACGCGGCCGGCAAGGAGATGCCGCTGACCGTCATCAGCGGTTCCGGGGAGCGGACCTCACACACCTATCGGATCGAGGGACAGCTCGCCAACCTGGATGTCATCGGTGATCGTCTGATCTCCGTGTCCTGGCAGGGCAAGGCCTCGGCCTACTCGCTGACCACCGGAAAGACCCTGTGGACCGGCCCCGTGGGCGTCGAGATGCCGGACAAGGACACGGTCGAGGGCATCGCGTCTCCCGTGGTGTCGGAGAAGCAGGGGGTCGTGTACTTCCTGAGCCCGAGCGGAGATCTGTCCGGCCTCGATCTGCGCACGGGTGAGCAGGTCTGGCGCGGTCACGCCGACATCGGCAAGCCGAAGCCGGGGCCCGGGTTCGGGCTCGCGCCCCAACTCCTGAGTTACGAGGACGTGTTGGTCGCCCGGGACGGCAGCAGGATGGTCTCCCTTCTGCCGAGGATCGGCGACTGA